The Vidua chalybeata isolate OUT-0048 chromosome 30, bVidCha1 merged haplotype, whole genome shotgun sequence genomic interval CTTCTTGTCCTTGAAGAGCTCGCTGGCGCAGAGCCTGGCCTGCAGCTGGGCCCGGCGCGACGCCGGCAGCTGGTCCCGGTACTTCTTGCACTGCCGAGGGAGGGGGCGATTTGGTGCCGCCAAAGACCTCTCGGgtgagctggcacagccagatcccacctggaattcTCCCcatctccccctgctcccaccttCCAGTGGTAGAAGATGTTCTTCAGCTCCTGGTTGGCGTCATCCAGGAACCTGTACGGCGCCGGGGGCCAGGTCCGGTCCGTCACCGACAGCGGCGGGAGGTTCTTTGCCAGCCCCACCAGGTACCTCTGCACCTGGGGGTGACAACGCGGTAGGGGGTCAGGAGAGGACAGGGGcatccagcagggcagggggctggggaggcaCCGTGGgcccctctcccccagccccactcaccAGTTGCCGGTAGATGAAGTTGGCCAGGCAGGTGCTGGCGTTGGAACGGAAATATTTCCTGTAGGTCCTGCGTGCCTGCGGGGACAGCGCCAGCAGTGAGGACACCGGACGCCACCACCAGCCCCACAAAGTTCAAGTGTGTCCCAACCCCCACGTCCCCCTCATCCCCCACGTCCCCCTCATCCCCCACATCCCCCTCATCCCCCACATCCCCCTTCCCTGTTTGGCTCCAGTGGAGAGGACAGAGGCTCCAGCCCGACAGGGtgggcagacagacagacagcccGGACACAGCGGCAcggacagcaggacagaggtgGCCTGAGGGCGCGTGGCCCCGTTACCTGGTACCCTCTCCAGTGAGCGGCGATGGTGGTGGCGGCCGCGTGACGTCGGCACTGGGACTTCAGCTCCCGGAGGAGCCGGCGAGACTGCGGGGGTGAGAGCCCAGGGAGCCCGAGGGGGAGACACCAACACAGACATGGAGCgagagggagaggcaggagagaggcaggagagaaggagaaaagacGGGGAGAGGAGATGAGGGTGAATCTGGTCCCACCGTGGGACACACGGAGCTCCTGGTCCCACCGTGGGGCACGCAgagcccctgtccccacccaCCCTGCTCCCTCACACCAGGCCAGTCCCAtggtggccctggggctgcccagccctcACCTTCCAGCCCCGTGCATAAGCCTGCAGGATCAGTGCTGACCGCTTCATCTGCTTGTACCGGTTCTTTTGCTGCGGGGGAACAAGGGGGTGAGTTGGGTGGGCTTGGAGAAtcagagggagagagggatgggCAGGGGAAGCATGGCCAGGACCTGCCCTGTCCTCACCCTGTGGCCACGGAACCAGGCAGAGATGAGGATCTGGCTCTTGCGCATCAGCTGGTACTGGGTCCGGCACCGCCAGCCCCGAAACGTCTTCTGGATGAGGGTGGCGAGCTGGGCCACGCGCTCCTGGCGCCGCCGCTCCAGGTCGAAGAGCTGGGGACAACCACGGCAAGCGCTGGCTcactgagcagccccaggggctgtggcatCACCGGGAACTCCCAGGACAAGTCTGGATCCCCCCCCTGGACTCCCCCATGCCCAGACTCACAGTGCGTGGCGAGCGGATGAAGATCTTGGTGTGGCCGAACGCCAGCTCCTCGGCGGGGAACGCCAgacctgccagcagcacctcggTCCCCTCCCTGCACCGCGGCAGAGACGAGGCCGGTCAGAGCCCCCCCGGCAGCCCCCTGACCCTCACGGTCCGTGCCAGCCCCGTACCTGTCCCCACCGTCCCAGCGGGGCCACGTGCGGGGGTTGAGCATCTTGTAGCGCTGCAGGAAGGGGCCGTAGAGCTGGCGGAAGGCGTAGCCCGCCCGCCGCACCCGCACGTTCTCCATCAGCCCCAGGTACCGGACCTGTGCCAGCACCAGCTCCGGCGTGAACACCATGGCTGACTTGGTGTCGTTGGGTTTGATGCACCTGCGGGGCGCAGCggtggtttgggggggtttggggcgcCGGAGCCACCCCCGGGGGTCTCTGCCGGGGCCGGTACCTGATGTAGTTGGGGTTCTTGGAGTAGAGGTTCTTCATCAGCATTGCCACGGATGACTTGAACTGGAAGCCTGCAGTGGGGGGCAGCTTGAGGGAGACCTTCTGGGGGTCTCCCTCGGGGAAGAGCGAGCGCAGCAGCGCGTGCCGGGCCGCCCACATGGCCTGCGAGAGGTCTCGGAAGAGCAGGTCGTTGTTCTTCTCGATGAAGCCCGTCACGTTGTAGGTCACCTGGGGGGGCAGTGGGGTCAGCACCCAGGCAGGGAGTGGGGCACGGTGCAGCATCTCCAGCCCGCTCCCAGTCCAGCCCCACATCTCCTGtgcacagctgggaaggggagcGGGGCACTGGGAAGAGAACTGGGGTGCTGGGAGGAGAATTGGGGTGCTGAGAAAAGGTCTGGGGTGCTGGGAAGAGGACCAGGGCACTGGGAAGAGGATCAGGGGTCTGGGAAGAGGGttggggcacagggcagaggatCAGGTCTCTGGGAAGAGGGTTGGGGCACAGGGAAGAGGATCAGGGCTCTGGGAAGAGGATCAGGGCTCTGGGAAGAGGATCAGGGCTCTGGGAAGAGGATCAGGGTACTGGGAAGAGGATCAGAGTGCTGGGAAGAGGATCAGGGTTCTGGGAAGAGGATCAGAGTGCTGGGAAGAGGATTGAGGTACAGGGAAGAGGATCAGAGTGCTGGGATGAGGATCAGGGCTCTGGGAAGAGGATTTGGACACAGGGAAGAGGATCAGGGCTCTGGGAAGAGGATCAGAGTGCTGGGAAGAGGATCAGGGCTCTGGGAAGAGGATCAGGGTTCTGGGAAGAGGATCAGAGTGCTGGGAAGAGGATCAGGGCTCTGGGAAGAGGATCAGGGCTCTGGGAAGAGGATCAGGGTACTGGGAAGAGGATCAGGGCCCTGGGAAGAGGATCAGAGTGCTGGGAAGAGGATTGAGGCACAGGGAAGAGGATCAGAGTGCTGGATGAGGAGTGTGGCACTGGGAAGAGGATCAGGGCCCTGGGAAGAGGATCAGAGTGCTGGGAAGAGGATTGAGGCACTGGGAAGAGGATCAGAGTGCTGGGATAAGAGTGTGGCACTGGGAAGAGGAGCCGGCGTTGCCGGACCTTGCCGGCGTAGTGGTGGATGCGGAAGCAGCGCGGTGGCAGGCTGGTGTCCGTGACACGCCGGGCGTTCTGCGTCTCCTTGCTCTCGTAGTGCTTGTGCGTGGCCAAGAGCTGGTTGAGTTTGGTGAGGAAGGTGTCCTCGTTGACCACGCCGGGCCGCAGGCACTCCTCATCCAGCATGGCCAGGATCCCGGTGGTGCTCTGTGCCATGGTGGATGGTGtcaccccaaaccagccccagcGGATCCCAGTTCAGGCTGTGGGGGGAGCTGGAAGCCCAAGATCCCAGCACTGGGTGGGCAACTCACGTTCTCAATCAAGTTGCAGATGATGCTGTTGTCAAAAAACTCCACCGGGGTCCACTGGATGCCCTGAGAGTAGATGTGGGTCAGACACACGGATAACCCAGAGCCTGCCCCATGGACACCCCGCTGATGTGGGGCAGGAACCGGACGTCCGGCCACGGGGATGAGGATCCCGAATCCCTTCCTGCCATTGAATGTGCCTCGGCAGGGAGCGGGGCGAGGGAGGGACGTGCGGCGGAGCCGTCTCCAGCACGTCCGCATCCCAGGGGGCCAAAACTCCTTGAGGCCGTGctctggcaggggctggaggtACCTCTCGGATGtattcctcctgctcctccttcagCGTCATCAGGATGAAGATCTGCTGCAGCTTCTCGTTGCAGTAGTTGATGATGAACTGCTCAAAGCCGTTGTCCTGCGGGAGAAGGGTCCTGTGTGGCAGCTGCTTCCCGagcccccggccctgccccgggTCTCAAATGCTGTTCCCAACCCCCTGAACGGGGCCTGGTGGATCCTTCACTCACCTGGAAGATCTCAAAGCCGTAGATGTCCAGGACGCCCATCACCTTCCTCTGCTTGTCTGACTTCACCTGGGGAGATAATGGGGTGTTGAGCCCTGTGTGGGGTGGGGGTCCAGGGTCCTGCAGGGGCTCCAGGATCCCCTGGAGCTCACCTGGATGCTGGCATTGATACGATTCACCACCCAGTTGAAGAGGCGGCTGTAGATGTTCTTGGCCAGCGCGTCCCGGCCGTAGTAgccctggggagaggggagaggggctggtgccagctCATGGGGGGCTGCCAGGCATCAGCCCCACGGCTGGGGGTGGTCCTGCTCACCTGGGGGacagtgagggtggtgagcACCGTCTCATCCCGCGCCTTCACCGTGCGGGAGCACAGCGCCCGCTCCAGCGTGCCGGGGTCCAGCCCGATCAGCTCGCAAATCTCCCgcagctctgtgtgaggagACGGCGGTGCCAGAGCcaaggaggggctgagggggtccccccaccccccattcccatccctaTCCCCCATCCCTACCCTGGGGCTCGGTGATGCTGCAGGCCTCCATCCCGCTGgcctggaagctgctgctcagctggatGTTGCCCAGCTTGAGCACCACGGCcgtcacctgcagcagctctgtcacctCGGCGGGCGAGAAGCCGATGATCCTCATGGCATCCTGGGGATGGACACAACAGCTCAGGGGATGGGGGGGGCtccaggatttttggggagggTCCTGTTTTCCCGTGGGTACCTGCATGGCGTGGAAGTTGGCTGCATCGTCCATGCCGGGCAGGTTGGAGCCCTCCCGGTTC includes:
- the MYO1A gene encoding unconventional myosin-Ia isoform X1, which translates into the protein MEGASSLLDAEAVADLVLLDPLTEESLVQTLQERFRRRDIYTYIGNVVISVNPYQSLPIYTPEKVEEYRNCSFFAVKPHIYAIADDAYRSLRDRDRDQCILITGESGAGKTEVSKLVMSYVAAVSSKGEEVDKVKEQLLQSNPVLEAFGNAKTVRNDNSSRFGKYMDIEFDFKGEPLGGVISNYLLEKSRIVRHVKGERNFHIFYQLLAGASPQLLQQLKLRQDCGHYGYLNREGSNLPGMDDAANFHAMQDAMRIIGFSPAEVTELLQVTAVVLKLGNIQLSSSFQASGMEACSITEPQELREICELIGLDPGTLERALCSRTVKARDETVLTTLTVPQGYYGRDALAKNIYSRLFNWVVNRINASIQVKSDKQRKVMGVLDIYGFEIFQDNGFEQFIINYCNEKLQQIFILMTLKEEQEEYIREGIQWTPVEFFDNSIICNLIENSTTGILAMLDEECLRPGVVNEDTFLTKLNQLLATHKHYESKETQNARRVTDTSLPPRCFRIHHYAGKVTYNVTGFIEKNNDLLFRDLSQAMWAARHALLRSLFPEGDPQKVSLKLPPTAGFQFKSSVAMLMKNLYSKNPNYIRCIKPNDTKSAMVFTPELVLAQVRYLGLMENVRVRRAGYAFRQLYGPFLQRYKMLNPRTWPRWDGGDREGTEVLLAGLAFPAEELAFGHTKIFIRSPRTLFDLERRRQERVAQLATLIQKTFRGWRCRTQYQLMRKSQILISAWFRGHRQKNRYKQMKRSALILQAYARGWKSRRLLRELKSQCRRHAAATTIAAHWRGYQARRTYRKYFRSNASTCLANFIYRQLVQRYLVGLAKNLPPLSVTDRTWPPAPYRFLDDANQELKNIFYHWKCKKYRDQLPASRRAQLQARLCASELFKDKKTLYPKSLQQPFRGEYLGLKQNPKYQKLHAVAKDKLVMADTVRKVNRANGKTVPRLLLLTTEHLVLADPKAAQPKSVLSLSDIRGVSVTRFSDGFLALHLKEVSTVGAKGDFLLVSDHLIELVTRLHQTFKATTGQALPLHITDRFSTRFPKGDVSITVVESPKAGTNGPVCKKKGSNKMEVLVH
- the MYO1A gene encoding unconventional myosin-Ia isoform X2; amino-acid sequence: MEGASSLLDAEAVADLVLLDPLTEESLVQTLQERFRRRDIYTYIGNVVISVNPYQSLPIYTPEKVEEYRNCSFFAVKPHIYAIADDAYRSLRDRDRDQCILITGESGAGKTEVSKLVMSYVAAVSSKGEEVDKVKEQLLQSNPVLEAFGNAKTVRNDNSSRFGKYMDIEFDFKGEPLGGVISNYLLEKSRIVRHVKGERNFHIFYQLLAGASPQLLQQLKLRQDCGHYGYLNREGSNLPGMDDAANFHAMQDAMRIIGFSPAEVTELLQVTAVVLKLGNIQLSSSFQASGMEACSITEPQELREICELIGLDPGTLERALCSRTVKARDETVLTTLTVPQGYYGRDALAKNIYSRLFNWVVNRINASIQVKSDKQRKVMGVLDIYGFEIFQDNGFEQFIINYCNEKLQQIFILMTLKEEQEEYIREGIQWTPVEFFDNSIICNLIENSTTGILAMLDEECLRPGVVNEDTFLTKLNQLLATHKHYESKETQNARRVTDTSLPPRCFRIHHYAGKVTYNVTGFIEKNNDLLFRDLSQAMWAARHALLRSLFPEGDPQKVSLKLPPTAGFQFKSSVAMLMKNLYSKNPNYIRCIKPNDTKSAMVFTPELVLAQVRYLGLMENVRVRRAGYAFRQLYGPFLQRYKMLNPRTWPRWDGGDREGTEVLLAGLAFPAEELAFGHTKIFIRSPRTLFDLERRRQERVAQLATLIQKTFRGWRCRTQYQLMRKSQILISAWFRGHRQKNRYKQMKRSALILQAYARGWKARRTYRKYFRSNASTCLANFIYRQLVQRYLVGLAKNLPPLSVTDRTWPPAPYRFLDDANQELKNIFYHWKCKKYRDQLPASRRAQLQARLCASELFKDKKTLYPKSLQQPFRGEYLGLKQNPKYQKLHAVAKDKLVMADTVRKVNRANGKTVPRLLLLTTEHLVLADPKAAQPKSVLSLSDIRGVSVTRFSDGFLALHLKEVSTVGAKGDFLLVSDHLIELVTRLHQTFKATTGQALPLHITDRFSTRFPKGDVSITVVESPKAGTNGPVCKKKGSNKMEVLVH